The following coding sequences lie in one Streptococcus suis genomic window:
- a CDS encoding transposase codes for MEWAKLRAKELTELDKEDKQEILVKLHENKQLKQNQRNEYHGGYLFLQNIYYQLGLDKICQDIQKRYHFSFHLDTILSRLLYGRILFPSSKRSTAHFSQTLLEPKTLELQHLYRGLEIIAKETDFIQEQLYKNSTALSSRKTDVLYYDCTNFYFEIEEEDEEGQLRQYGYSKEHRPNPIVQMGLFMDSQGIPLAFSVTPGNTNEQTTMKPLEKKIIKDFEKAQFVVCTDAGLSSIGNKRYNNISGRAFVTTQSIKKLKKEDKDWATASTGWRLMGDKSETFYDISALDESNQDFLYRQVFYKECPLPQDGLEDQRLIVTFSAKYRDYQRKIRERQIQRASKWIGKPADYKKKQSTDPKRFLKVTETTRDGEIAEKTFIELDEERIVSEARFDGIYAVTTNLDDTIETIVSINQRRWEIEECFRIMKHELKARPVYLSREDRISAHFTTCFLALILYRYLELAVQKQFTCTELIETLRSYTFKYLPGFGYLPNYTRTAITDQLHQTFGFRSDYQILSEKKMKKILQSSKSRKSTHF; via the coding sequence ATGGAATGGGCAAAATTGCGGGCTAAAGAGTTAACCGAACTTGATAAAGAAGATAAACAAGAAATATTAGTCAAACTTCATGAGAATAAACAGTTGAAACAAAATCAACGAAATGAATATCATGGGGGATATTTATTTCTACAGAATATCTATTATCAGTTGGGATTGGATAAAATCTGTCAAGATATTCAGAAGAGGTATCACTTTAGTTTTCACTTAGATACCATTCTTTCTCGTCTCCTCTACGGCAGAATCCTATTCCCATCCTCTAAACGGTCTACTGCTCATTTTTCACAAACTCTCCTAGAACCTAAAACTCTGGAACTCCAGCACCTCTACCGAGGATTAGAAATTATTGCCAAAGAAACTGACTTTATTCAAGAACAACTCTATAAAAACTCAACTGCACTTTCCTCTCGTAAAACTGATGTCCTCTATTACGACTGTACAAATTTCTATTTCGAAATTGAGGAAGAAGATGAGGAGGGGCAACTGAGACAATATGGCTATTCTAAGGAACATCGACCGAATCCAATCGTTCAAATGGGGCTGTTTATGGATTCTCAAGGAATTCCATTAGCTTTCTCCGTCACACCTGGTAATACGAATGAACAAACGACTATGAAACCTTTGGAGAAGAAGATTATCAAGGATTTTGAAAAAGCTCAATTTGTGGTCTGTACAGATGCTGGACTATCTTCTATTGGAAACAAACGCTACAATAATATCAGCGGGAGAGCCTTTGTCACAACTCAATCTATCAAAAAGTTAAAGAAAGAAGACAAAGACTGGGCTACAGCTTCTACAGGTTGGCGGTTGATGGGAGATAAGTCCGAGACATTCTATGATATTTCTGCACTAGATGAAAGTAATCAAGACTTTCTCTATAGACAAGTCTTTTACAAAGAATGCCCCTTACCACAAGATGGGCTAGAAGACCAACGATTGATTGTAACCTTCTCAGCTAAATACAGAGATTACCAAAGAAAGATACGCGAACGCCAGATTCAACGTGCCTCAAAATGGATTGGAAAACCAGCTGACTACAAGAAGAAACAATCTACAGATCCTAAGCGTTTCCTAAAAGTAACAGAGACAACAAGGGATGGAGAAATAGCTGAGAAAACGTTTATTGAGTTGGATGAAGAACGAATTGTTTCTGAAGCTAGATTTGATGGAATTTATGCGGTAACAACAAACTTAGACGATACGATTGAGACCATTGTTTCCATTAATCAGAGAAGATGGGAAATTGAAGAATGTTTCCGTATTATGAAGCATGAATTGAAAGCTAGACCAGTTTATTTAAGTCGAGAAGATCGCATTTCTGCTCACTTTACAACTTGCTTTCTTGCTCTTATACTCTATCGTTACTTAGAGCTGGCGGTTCAGAAGCAATTCACATGTACTGAACTCATTGAAACCTTACGTTCATACACCTTTAAGTATCTGCCTGGTTTTGGTTATCTACCTAACTACACTCGGACGGCTATTACTGACCAGCTGCATCAGACATTTGGATTCAGAAGTGATTATCAAATTCTAAGCGAAAAAAAGATGAAAAAAATTTTACAATCGTCAAAATCGAGAAAAAGTACGCATTTTTGA
- a CDS encoding serine--tRNA ligase, whose protein sequence is MLDIKRIRTDFDGVAAKLATRGVAAETLADIKELDAKRREILVTVEELKAERNTVSAEIAQAKRNKENADDKIAAMQKLSAEVKNLDAQLLEIDEKLNAILTVLPNTPHDSVPVGADEEENVEIRRWGTPREFSFEPKAHWDLGEDLDILDWERGAKVTGARFLFYKNLGARLERALYNFMLDEHIAEGYQEIITPYMVNHDSMFGTGQYPKFKEDTFELADTNFVLIPTAEVPLTNYYRNEILEEKDLPIYFTAMSPSFRSEAGSAGRDTRGLIRLHQFHKVEMVKFATPEQSYDELEKMTANAENILQKLGLPYRVLALCTGDMGFSAAKTYDLEVWIPAQNAYREISSCSNTEDFQARRSQIRYRDAADGKVKLLHTLNGSGLAVGRTVAAILENYQNEDGSVTIPEVLRPYMGGVDVIKP, encoded by the coding sequence ATGCTAGATATCAAACGTATTCGTACAGATTTTGACGGAGTGGCTGCCAAATTAGCTACTCGTGGTGTGGCTGCCGAAACCTTGGCAGACATCAAGGAATTGGATGCAAAACGCCGTGAAATCTTGGTCACTGTAGAAGAATTAAAAGCAGAGCGCAACACAGTTTCAGCAGAGATTGCCCAAGCAAAACGCAACAAGGAAAATGCTGACGACAAGATTGCTGCTATGCAGAAATTGTCTGCGGAAGTGAAAAACTTAGACGCTCAGCTTTTGGAAATCGATGAAAAATTGAACGCTATTCTCACTGTTCTTCCAAATACGCCACATGATTCTGTTCCTGTTGGTGCGGATGAAGAAGAAAACGTGGAAATTCGCCGTTGGGGCACTCCTCGTGAATTTAGCTTCGAGCCAAAAGCACACTGGGACTTGGGCGAAGACCTGGATATTCTGGACTGGGAACGTGGGGCAAAAGTAACCGGTGCCCGCTTCCTCTTCTACAAAAACTTGGGTGCCCGCTTGGAGCGTGCCCTCTACAACTTCATGTTGGACGAGCATATCGCAGAAGGCTACCAGGAAATCATCACACCTTACATGGTCAACCATGACTCTATGTTTGGTACTGGACAATATCCAAAATTCAAGGAAGATACCTTTGAGTTGGCGGATACCAACTTCGTCCTCATCCCAACTGCGGAAGTGCCATTGACCAACTACTACCGCAACGAGATTTTGGAAGAAAAAGACCTACCAATCTACTTCACAGCCATGAGTCCATCTTTCCGTTCTGAAGCTGGTTCTGCTGGTCGTGATACCCGTGGTCTGATCCGCCTCCACCAATTCCACAAGGTTGAAATGGTCAAATTTGCCACACCAGAACAGTCTTACGATGAATTGGAAAAAATGACCGCAAACGCAGAAAATATCCTTCAAAAATTAGGCTTGCCATACCGCGTGTTAGCCCTCTGTACAGGCGATATGGGCTTCTCAGCTGCTAAGACCTATGACTTGGAAGTCTGGATCCCTGCCCAAAATGCCTACCGTGAAATCTCCAGCTGTTCCAACACAGAAGATTTCCAAGCCCGCCGTTCCCAAATCCGTTACCGCGATGCTGCTGACGGCAAGGTCAAATTGCTCCACACCCTCAACGGATCTGGCCTGGCAGTTGGCCGTACGGTTGCGGCAATCCTTGAAAACTATCAAAATGAAGACGGTTCTGTCACCATTCCAGAAGTTCTCCGTCCATACATGGGTGGGGTTGATGTGATTAAGCCTTAA